One part of the Pseudopipra pipra isolate bDixPip1 chromosome 3, bDixPip1.hap1, whole genome shotgun sequence genome encodes these proteins:
- the MIA3 gene encoding transport and Golgi organization protein 1 homolog isoform X1, translating into MAAAPPPDPRLLLALLLLLPPPPLRCSAAAAAPDLGRRFAERKRCADPECSMLMCRGKAMRDFKGPDCRFVNFKKGEAVYVYYKLVGKSTELWAGSVGSDFGYFPKDLLEINHNYSNEELELPTDETDFVCFDGGRDDFDNYNVDELLKSLQEMIANEGEAESSDPGTKPAEGTERDKETEQAGRVMSPGALETGERSAEEDKENLVLTHEVDSSLTEGTENTGGDSSANSHKENSQGDQIAHEHLKGMLHGKLKGLESENTKNTSIPQGETSQLDQENEEVNAYTLLNRELSVNLKTKFGSTADAVVSDDEVTRLVTSLEDDLNDDLSINPADAEEEPDFEDQSAEIPLLSFMAEDEITSPEDLEDDGNDDVESQNHEPDEDAKGATKLNNQRENEEKPNSDALILEDAFSRSKRSGDSGSVDRSESKQTKEKQDDVVLISKREAPAKTQPEDLSKELLRKEPVGSGDLSSKEQTNKTEQFEEQLTDGGESHPGVLKSTAVPDSPSLPSPEDNLESKSFVKNKQDALQPSADGINESPERMPLAQTEKSEKKFEGDTSEEVLESDLKHKRSWDKTNEKERAENKPSVDVPAKPVEEVKNASQSDLGDTDPLRVKVEHRMPAVEKELLGHEEDLNQRGETDHENKKPASPNKEPAIKNRNMKETPAGEGDPSHSGAVEQHRPWENETEYLEADANEELSRNPGKMPVFEESIDRSSPEEKSKSTTQNTDTENLTQQGTARTEDADSDRNLGTDLAKERTLRPELQSEEPHAEDDPDLKQEEDELLEDENAASAKLSQVRAANVQGDTLNVENTNPELEGLSEAVSGTPNPTYKTGEDTNSVSKEDKRTISMQNASETGNKDVDVPMRKDAKLDEMEHVMEDDDESSETEEPSAVEEDNFQSPDTENSDDFDQKKDHLPEGISQKDSKEVQNLEHTRNDQQQSAHFPSPADSSAATNDTVTDFSESVKRLTIIRDFLDEKRVMRLQKYLGFQHVVRIEAMFHDMKVEMELARKASHNNGDVEKALDQILEFSESNIMDVVGKVLDSRVAENKEEVVKEMDLYDEESALMDDIQELIYSLRSKYSSASESVPLASAPEQEDDQLHFQDGAKEAEYGRVTIRNPNAIDEGNQEFQQLDDNRPEQPIEEEERAVNIPPEHEEANFSNNGEAEEGYDSERGSLLEDASFGSVDSEQSAREDIAAGAGRAAGAPWRAALGAARELLRRLVATLPEEMRPGPDFHGLPWEPVIMTALVGIVTLAIFFWRTCLSVKSRIYQVTEKQLAEKIKNLLQEKTEILEKLSEYDQKIKEAKESMKVAQEQKDILSDETAGLKDTVKELEEAKHQLDDKVKNLHTMLETERKKNEKKQNKLSETQKSVEKLQEAINVHSAELSEVQLALNEAKLSEEKVKSELLHVQEENARLKKSKEQLLKEAEGWSERHSELREQIQMYQKSQKDIEETLAYKENEIEVLTNCIMQLKQLDMDPEAKKDEKGCEWSPGDDLANGELPDTESEKMKTQIKQMMDVSRVKTMLSIVEEDRNLLQSKLNDEVAARHELEEKIKTLEHDSSSLQSAKTQLENECKTLQQKVEILGELYQQKEMALQKKLTQEEYERQEKEQKLSAADEKAVLAIEEVKVYKQRIQDMEEELQKTERSYKNQIAAHEKKAHDNWLIARSAERALAEEKREAANLRQKLIEVNQKIVMLQRPVIVKPTPGRPDRQVPPRRGPLSRDGSSGPSPVSGGNPSPTQMVEVPARPLSAPRREGARGEFVVDGPPALRRPPELPGRMSVPDIGPAVASLISSEPRTSSPSTAMDGVQPSPKESEAPSVATDSPSSSEPAAGNASAKGPSPFPGTPLMPSPVMGPPPPPPVRYGPPPPPLRGHFGPRPHPAPQVCGAPLPPPAARDFLPGPRLGIRDLPPGPLPPPPDPRGYARGHPPFRPLGPPGPRDYPPGPRLPPQASRDYTPPPNRDLPPSAPRD; encoded by the exons GTTGGAAGTGATTTTGGATATTTTCCAAAGGATTTACTTGAAATAAATCATAATTATTCCAATGAGGAGCTAGAATTGCCAACAGAT gAAACAGACTTTGTTTGCTTTGATGGCGGAAGGGATGACTTTGATAATTATAATGTGGATGAGCTTTTAAAGTCATTGCAAGAGATGATAGCAAATGAAGGGGAAGCTGAATCGAGTGATCCAGGGACAAAACCAGCTGAAGGAACAGAGAGGGATAAGGAGACTGAACAGGCTGGTAGAGTAATGTCCCCTGGTGCTTTGGAGACAGGCGAGCGAAGCGCTGAAGAAGACAAGGAAAACCTTGTCTTGACACACGAAGTAGATAGTTCTCTTACAGAAGGAACTGAAAATACTGGGGGAGACTCCAGTGCCAATAGTCACAAAGAAAACTCTCAGGGAGATCAAATTGCACATGAGCACTTGAAAGGCATGCTACATGGGAAATTAAAAGGGCTAGAAAGTGAAAATACCAAAAACACTAGTATTCCTCAGGGTGAAACAAGTCAACTCGACCAAGAGAATGAAGAAGTCAATGCCTACACACTTTTAAACAGAGAGCTCTCTGtgaacttgaaaacaaaatttggCTCAACTGCTGATGCTGTTGTATCAGATGATGAAGTGACTCGCCTTGTTACGTCACTGGAAGATGATTTAAATGATGATTTGAGCATTAATCCTgctgatgcagaggaggagccaGACTTTGAAGATCAGTCTGCAGAAATCCCTTTGCTGTCTTTTATGGCAGAGGATGAAATTACATCCCCAGAGGATTTAGAAGATGATGGAAACGATGACGTTGAGTCACAAAACCATGAACCTGATGAAGATGCAAAGGGTGCTACAAAGCTAAATaaccaaagagaaaatgagGAGAAACCCAATTCAGATGCATTAATTCTTGAGGATGCCTTCAGTAGGAGCAAGAGGTCAGGTGACAGTGGAAGTGTGGACAGGTCCGAATCTAAACAGACAAAAGAGAAACAGGATGACGTGGTGCTAATTAGTAAAAGAGAAGCACCAGCAAAAACTCAGCCTGAGGATCTCTCCAAAGAACTCCTTAGAAAGGAACCTGTAGGTTCTGGTGATCTGAGttcaaaagaacaaacaaacaaaactgaacagTTTGAAGAGCAGCTCACTGATGGAGGAGAGTCACATCCTGGAGTGCTTAAGAGTACAGCTGTGCCTGATTCTCCCTCTTTGCCTAGTCCAGAAGATAATCTGGAGTCCAAATCATTTGTTAAAAACAAGCAAGATGCTTTACAACCATCTGCTGATGGTATCAACGAAAGTCCCGAAAGAATGCCGCTTGCTCAAACagagaaaagtgagaaaaagttTGAGGGTGATACCTCAGAGGAGGTCTTGGAGAGTGATTTAAAGCACAAAAGGTCGTGGGAcaaaacaaatgagaaagaaagagcTGAGAACAAGCCTTCTGTTGATGTTCCAGCCAAACCAGTGGAAGAGGTAAAAAATGCATCTCAAAGTGACTTAGGAGATACTGACCCCTTGAGAGTGAAAGTGGAGCACAGAATGCCTGCAGTGGAGAAAGAACTTCTTGGACATGAGGAAGATTTAAATCAAAGAGGGGAGACCgatcatgaaaataaaaaacctgcCTCTCCTAACAAAGAACCGGcaataaaaaatagaaacatgAAAGAAACTCCTGCAGGGGAGGGAGACCCAAGCCATAGTGGAGCTGTTGAGCAACATAGGCCATGGGAAAATGAGACTGAGTATTTAGAGGCAGATGCGAATGAAGAACTTTCAAGAAATCCTGGCAAGATGCCAGTATTTGAAGAAAGCATTGACAGAAGTTCcccagaagaaaaatcaaaaagcacTACACAGAATACTGATACAGAGAATCTTACTCAGCAAGGAACTGCTCGTACTGAGGATGCAGATTCAGACAGAAATCTTGGCACAGATTTAGCTAAAGAAAGAACTCTAAGACCAGAATTGCAATCTGAAGAGCCACATGCTGAAGATGACCCTGACCTGAAACAAGAAGAGGACGAGCTGCTGGAAGATGAGAATGCAGCAAGTGCAAAGCTGTCACAAGTAAGGGCTGCAAATGTACAGGGTGATACACTAAATGTTGAAAATACAAATCCTGAATTGGAAGGACTTAGTGAAGCTGTTTCAGGAACCCCAAATCCTACTTACAAAACAGGAGAGGACACAAACTCAGTTTCTAAGGAGGATAAAAGAACAATCAGCATGCAAAATGCAAGTGAGACTGGGAACAAAGATGTTGATGTACCAATGAGAAAAGATGCTAAATTGGATGAGATGGAACATGTCATGGAAGATGATGATGAGTCTTCTGAAACTGAGGAGCCATCAGCTGTGGAAGAAGATAATTTCCAATCTCCTGACACAGAAAACAGCGATGACTTTGACCAAAAGAAAGACCATCTCCCAGAGGGCATTTCACAAAAAGACTCAAAAGAGGTGCAAAATTTAGAGCATACAAGAAATGACCAGCAGCAATCTGCGCatttccccagccctgctgacagCTCAGCAGCCACGAATGACACCGTAACAGACTTCAGTGAGTCTGTGAAGCGGCTCACAATAATAAGAGATTTTCTGGATGAGAAGCGTGTGATGCGTCTCCAAAAGTACCTTGGGTTCCAACACGTGGTCAGGATAGAAGCCATGTTCCATGACATGAAGGTGGAGATGGAGCTTGCTCGTAAGGCAAGCCATAATAACGGAGATGTAGAAAAAGCCTTGGACCAGATACTTGAGTTTTCGGAATCGAACATTATGGATGTTGTAGGAAAAGTTCTGGATTCCAGAGTGGCAGAAAATAAAGAGGAGGTGGTGAAAGAGATGGATTTGTATGATGAGGAGAGTGCACTGATGGATGACATTCAAGAATTAATATATTCTTTAAGGAGTAAATATTCGTCTGCTAGTGAGAGTGTCCCACTTGCATCTGCTCCAGAACAGGAAGATGACCAGCTGCACTTTCAAG ATGGTGCAAAAGAGGCTGAATATGGCAGAGTTACCATCAGAAACCCGAATGCCATCGATGAGGGCAATCAGGAATTTCAGCAGCTTGATGATAACAGGCCAGAGCAGCCTattgaggaggaagagagggctGTTAATATTCCACCTGAGCATGAAGAGGCCAACTTCTCAAATAATGGGGAAGCTGAAGAAGGTTATGACAGTGAAAGAGGATCGCTCCTGGAAGATGCTTCCTTTGGGTCGGTTGATTCAGAACAAAGTGCCAGGGAAGATATTGCTGCAG GTGCCGGCCGGGCCGCGGGCGCCCCCTGGCGGGCGGCGCTGGGCGCGGCGCGGGAGCTGCTGCGGCGG TTGGTTGCCACCCTGCCTGAGGAAATGCGTCCTGGGCCTGATTTCCATGGACTTCCATGGGAGCCTGTTATTATGACTGCCTTAGTGGGAATTGTCACgcttgctatttttttctggagaacCTGCCTTTCA GTAAAGAGTAGAATATATCAAG tGACTGAAAAGCAACTTGCTGAAAAGATTAAAAACCTTCtgcaagaaaaaacagaaatcttAGAAAAGTTGTCAGAATATGAtcaaaag ATAAAGGAAGCAAAGGAATCCATGAAAGTGGCCCAAGAACAAAAAGACATTCTCTCCGATGAAACTGCAGGGCTTAAG gacaCTGTCAAAGAACTGGAAGAAGCAAAGCATCAGCTGGATGACAAAGTGAAAAATCTGCACACAATGCttgaaacagagagaaaaaagaatgagaagaaacagaacaag CTCTCTGAAACCCAGAAGTCCGTGGAGAAACTGCAGGAGGCTATCAATGTGCATTCTGCAGAGCTTTCAGAG GTGCAGTTAGCCCTTAATGAAGCTAAACTAAGTGAAGAAAAGGTGAAATCTGAGCTGCTTCATGTGCAGGAAGAGAATGCTAGGCTGAAAAAGAGCAAGGAGCAG CTGCTAAAAGAAGCTGAAGGTTGGAGTGAGAGGCATTCTGAGCTCCGTGAGCAGATCCAAATGTATCAGAAATCTCAGAAGGACATAGAAGAAACACTTGcctacaaagaaaatgaaattgaa GTTTTAACTAACTGCATTATGCAGCTGAAGCAGCTGGACATGGATCCAGAGGCCAAGAAGGACGAGAAGGGGTGTGAGTGGAGCCCAGGAGATGACCTGGCCAACGGAGAGTTGCCAG atACTGAGAGTGAGAAGATGAAGACTCAGATTAAGCAAATGATGGATGTCTCCAGG GTAAAAACTATGTTGTCCATAgttgaagaagacagaaatcTTCTGCAGTCCAAACTGAATGATGAAGTAGCAGCAAGACATGAGCTGGAAG agaaaataaaaacgTTGGAACATGACTCCTCTTCGCTCCAGTCAGCCAAAACTCAACTGGAAAATGAATGCAAAACTCTTCAGCAGAAAGTGGAGATACTTGGTGAACTCTACCAGCAGAAGGAGATGGCACTCCAGAA AAAACTAACCCAGGAAGAGTATGAGCGTCAGGAGAAGGAACAGAAATTGTCTGCTGCAGATGAAAAAGCCGTGCTGGCCATCGAGGAAGTGAAAGTTTATAA GCAAAGGATCCAAGATATGGAAgaagaactgcagaaaacagagagaTCTTACAAGAATCAG atCGCTGCTCATGAGAAAAAGGCACACGACAATTGG CTCATTGCCCGCTCAGCTGAGAGAGCTCTGgctgaggaaaaaagagaagcagccAACCTGAGACAAAA atTAATAGAAGTAAACCAAAAAATCGTCATGCTTCAAAGACCAGTAATTGTAAAGCCAACTCCAGGCAGACCCGATCGCCAAGTCCCGCCACGACGAG GTCCCTTAAGCAGAGATGGCTCTTCTGGCCCATCACCTGTGAGTGGAGGAAATCCATCCCCCACACAGATGGTAGAAGTTCCTGCTCGGCCCCTTTCTGCTCCTCGAAGGGAAGGCGCAAGGGGTGAATTTG TGGTGGATGGCCCCCCTGCTCTGCGAAGGCCACCAGAGTTACCTGGAAGGATGTCTGTTCCTG ATATTGGGCCTGCTGTAGCATCCCTGATCAGCAGTGAGCCAAGAACCTCCTCCCCTTCCACAGCAATGGATGGAGTG caaCCCTCTCCCAAAGAGTCTGAAGCCCCCAGTGTAGCTACCGATTCACCTTCATCCAGTGAACCAGCTGCA GGTAATGCCAGTGCCAAAGGCCCATCTCCTTTCCCTGGGACACCCCTCATGCCCTCCCCAGTGATGGGACCTCCTCCTCCACCGCCTGTTCGCTACGGACCACCGCCACCTCCTCTCCGTGGGCACTTCGGGCCTCGGCCTCACCCTGCGCCCCAAG tttGTGGTGCTCCCTTGCCACCTCCGGCTGCAAGAGATTTCTTACCTGGTCCACGTTTAGGAATAAGAGATTTGCCTCCTGGCCCACTCCCGCCTCCCCCAGATCCCAGAGGCTATGCACGTGGGCACCCTCCTTTTCGACCCCTAGGCCCTCCTGGCCCCAGGGATTATCCTCCAGGCCCACGGCTACCCCCACAAGCTTCCAGAGACTATACACCTCCTCCCAACAGAGACTTGCCTCCCTCGGCACCCAGAGACTAA